Proteins encoded in a region of the Sander lucioperca isolate FBNREF2018 chromosome 4, SLUC_FBN_1.2, whole genome shotgun sequence genome:
- the LOC116049177 gene encoding gem-associated protein 6 isoform X3 — MQCGWSLLGPLQWIRYVNKQVKVKAGKDEEHRGWLLTVDPVSASLVLVNFLDQDVGGGRASVQVVMGHAVQEVQVLQEADQETTERLQSSFLPPRSRPLAPEQLHQRRAGVRRWLEQNRVPVQEDGEELLVAGALTITAPYGPEDCCSSNQIILDRVQRLIQSQPAEPPIHSTAPPNHSAALPADQPIQRLIQSHTAPPADQSERSSCD; from the exons ATGCAGTGCGGCTGGTCTCTGTTAGGTCCGCTGCAGTGGATCCGTTACGTCAACAAACAGGTGAAGGTGAAGGCGGGAAAAGATGAAGAACACCGCGGCTGGCTGCTCACCGTGGATCCGGTGTCCgcgag tCTGGTTCTGGTGAACTTCCTGGACCAGGATGTTGGGGGGGGCAGAGCCTCGGTGCAG GTGGTGATGGGTCACGCCGTGCAGGAGGTGCAGGTCCTGCAGGAGGCGGACCAGGAGACCACGGAGCGTCTGCAGAGCTCCTTCCTGCCCCCGAGGTCCCGCCCCCTAGCCCCCGAGCAGCTGCACCAGAGGCGGGCCGGCGTGCGCCGCTGGCTGGAGCAGAACCGCGTCCCGGTGCAGGAGGACGGAGAGGAGCTGCTGGTGGCCGGCGCTCTGACCATCACGGCGCCGTATGGACCCGAGGACTGCTGCAGCTCCAACCAGATTATCCTGGACCGCGTCCAGAGACTGATCCAGAGTCAGCCGGCAGAGCCGCCCATACACAGCACAGCGCCGCCCAATCACAGCGCAGCGCTGCCTGCCGACCAACCCATCCAGAGACTGATCCAGAGTCACACGGCGCCGCCTGCCGACCAATCAGAGCGCAGCAGctgtgactga
- the LOC116049177 gene encoding gem-associated protein 6 isoform X1: MQCGWSLLGPLQWIRYVNKQVKVKAGKDEEHRGWLLTVDPVSASLVLVNFLDQDVGGGRASVQAQDVGGGRASVQVVMGHAVQEVQVLQEADQETTERLQSSFLPPRSRPLAPEQLHQRRAGVRRWLEQNRVPVQEDGEELLVAGALTITAPYGPEDCCSSNQIILDRVQRLIQSQPAEPPIHSTAPPNHSAALPADQPIQRLIQSHTAPPADQSERSSCD, from the exons ATGCAGTGCGGCTGGTCTCTGTTAGGTCCGCTGCAGTGGATCCGTTACGTCAACAAACAGGTGAAGGTGAAGGCGGGAAAAGATGAAGAACACCGCGGCTGGCTGCTCACCGTGGATCCGGTGTCCgcgag tCTGGTTCTGGTGAACTTCCTGGACCAGGATGTTGGGGGGGGCAGAGCCTCGGTGCAGGCCCAGGATGTTGGGGGGGGCAGAGCCTCGGTGCAGGTGGTGATGGGTCACGCCGTGCAGGAGGTGCAGGTCCTGCAGGAGGCGGACCAGGAGACCACGGAGCGTCTGCAGAGCTCCTTCCTGCCCCCGAGGTCCCGCCCCCTAGCCCCCGAGCAGCTGCACCAGAGGCGGGCCGGCGTGCGCCGCTGGCTGGAGCAGAACCGCGTCCCGGTGCAGGAGGACGGAGAGGAGCTGCTGGTGGCCGGCGCTCTGACCATCACGGCGCCGTATGGACCCGAGGACTGCTGCAGCTCCAACCAGATTATCCTGGACCGCGTCCAGAGACTGATCCAGAGTCAGCCGGCAGAGCCGCCCATACACAGCACAGCGCCGCCCAATCACAGCGCAGCGCTGCCTGCCGACCAACCCATCCAGAGACTGATCCAGAGTCACACGGCGCCGCCTGCCGACCAATCAGAGCGCAGCAGctgtgactga
- the LOC116049177 gene encoding gem-associated protein 6 isoform X2, producing MQCGWSLLGPLQWIRYVNKQVKVKAGKDEEHRGWLLTVDPVSASLVLVNFLDQDDVGGGRASVQVVMGHAVQEVQVLQEADQETTERLQSSFLPPRSRPLAPEQLHQRRAGVRRWLEQNRVPVQEDGEELLVAGALTITAPYGPEDCCSSNQIILDRVQRLIQSQPAEPPIHSTAPPNHSAALPADQPIQRLIQSHTAPPADQSERSSCD from the exons ATGCAGTGCGGCTGGTCTCTGTTAGGTCCGCTGCAGTGGATCCGTTACGTCAACAAACAGGTGAAGGTGAAGGCGGGAAAAGATGAAGAACACCGCGGCTGGCTGCTCACCGTGGATCCGGTGTCCgcgag tCTGGTTCTGGTGAACTTCCTGGACCAGGAT GATGTTGGGGGGGGCAGAGCCTCGGTGCAGGTGGTGATGGGTCACGCCGTGCAGGAGGTGCAGGTCCTGCAGGAGGCGGACCAGGAGACCACGGAGCGTCTGCAGAGCTCCTTCCTGCCCCCGAGGTCCCGCCCCCTAGCCCCCGAGCAGCTGCACCAGAGGCGGGCCGGCGTGCGCCGCTGGCTGGAGCAGAACCGCGTCCCGGTGCAGGAGGACGGAGAGGAGCTGCTGGTGGCCGGCGCTCTGACCATCACGGCGCCGTATGGACCCGAGGACTGCTGCAGCTCCAACCAGATTATCCTGGACCGCGTCCAGAGACTGATCCAGAGTCAGCCGGCAGAGCCGCCCATACACAGCACAGCGCCGCCCAATCACAGCGCAGCGCTGCCTGCCGACCAACCCATCCAGAGACTGATCCAGAGTCACACGGCGCCGCCTGCCGACCAATCAGAGCGCAGCAGctgtgactga